The Meriones unguiculatus strain TT.TT164.6M chromosome 14, Bangor_MerUng_6.1, whole genome shotgun sequence sequence ATgcagcagagattgagggaatgtccaaccaaggCCTGGCGACACCGTGGGAgggagccaacccctgacaccattcTGTTATGCCTGCACACGGGAGCCCAGCACAGCTGTCCCTTGAGAGGTCCCACCCatcagcagattgaaacagacgctgagactcataaacattGGGTAGAGCACGGGGagcctgtggaagagtgggaggaaggatagaaggccccagagggagcaggagctccacaagaagaccaacagaggcaactaacctgggcccaggggtgtctgcagagactgaaacacatatatgaactggacctaggcccccaacacatatgtgcacgatggacagcttggtcttcttgtgggttgcccagcaaggggagcaggggctgtctctgacaaggactctcttgcatgcttttccatcacttcttCCTGGCGGGGCTGTCTGGCCAGGCCACTGTGGCAGAGGGTTCGCTCTACCTGCACACCAATCAAGTAAAGGCATGCATGGTGAGCATCAACGTGCAACATTCACTTTTACCATCAATCTTCCGAAAAACTgttccctttttctccttttttatgtCCCAGACGGCACGTGACCCTTAGAGAAATTGTGAAATAGGACAGGCATTGTTTTTCTGAATCCCTCTTGCTCTCCCTTTCCCTGTCCACTTGTTCACACACTGCCCTTGTCAGCCAAGGCTGCCATAACAGAACACTGCAGACAGACTGGCTCAAACAACGTAAGTTTATTTTCGCATCTCGGGAGGCCAAAAGTCCAAACTGTGGTCAAGTTTGATTTCCCTGGGGGCCTCTCTCCTTGGCTGGTTGacagctgccttcctgctagcctCTTTTCTCCCTGTGTGAGCACACTCTTGGCGTGTCTTCCTTGTCTTTTAAGTTATATGGAATTAAGCGCCTGCCCTCATAACCTCATTTAACCTTCATCACATCTTTAAAGCGCCATCTCCAAAAACACTCAGTTAAGGGTTAGGGCTTCTATACGCGAGCGTTAGAATTCAGTCCACAACGGGCAAAcctgttgttttctttctgccATCCTGCTACCTGCTACACCATCCTGATTCTCACACAGAAGTGTCATAAACTCAACATAGCTATTTGTAAACATCTGTTAAAAGGTTAGATCCATCCGTTTAAGTTAGGCTTTGGGCTTCAGACCAGTGAGAGCCCTTGGTTTACACAGAAtgcaaaggcaggaagagataCCTCATTTCCCTGTTCCAAGGTCTCCCAGCTTTTCTCACTAATGGTTTAGTTGGACACTGACTGTCTCCCAGAGTCTGGGCCTctgtttgggggggggagggtcctCTGTAAAATCCTAACTCCTACGACCAGTGGTCTGTCATTGGAAAGAGACCAGGTACAGGGTTCCTTCTGTGGTGCTTCCGGGGATAGTTAGCATGACCGCCATGCTAATACCACCCTGTTAATCAGTGCCCTCCATCAGAGGCTGGTGTCGACCAGCTGCCCAGGCTGCCGGAGCACCTGCTTCCTTTTGTCTATGGCATTAAGGACTTTCTTTCTGGGGCCCAGCTGCATGTGGATATTCTGAAGGTCCTCATCAGAACACAGCATCAGGGCTTCTAGGTCAATCTGCTCTCTCATGAAGATGGGAAGGAATTCCTCCAGGTGCTGAGATTGCAAGAACACTTCCAGCGGAGTGGCATCAACCGCATCTTCCTCCCATTCTACTTCTTCTTCATCCCAAGGAAGATCACCTGCAGTGCTGTTCGccactccttcctcttcctccttctcctcctcctcttcatcagctcctgctgctccttGTCTTTGGAACAACTCACTGGGCATTTTAAACTCCAACTCCCTCTTGCTTTCTGAGATGTCCTCAAGGCCCAGTACTCTGTTCCTTCTAAAAACGATACTTCCTAGACCTGGGCGGTTGAGAATCGCTTTGTCTCCTGAGAAATGGAGCTTCTCTTTGAAGTCTTCTGGAAAcgtgtcttcttcttcctcctcctctctgaacACTTCCATCACTGGCCTCTGCCCGTTTCTGCTATCCTTCCCAACCTGCTCTGCTGTGTCTTTGTTCTTCTTAAATTTTATCTTGAAGGTATCTTTAATGCCTTTAGACAGTGACCCAAATCCCCCAGCAGAAGCATTTGAAAGGGATGACCTGGAGAAGGTACcatgggaagaagaaagagtcccagagtcctccttgctaTAGGTTCGCGCCATCTTGTTTTGGTGCTTCTCCTGAAGCCGTTCGCATTCTTTCATCTGCCTCCTGGCATTCTTCAGAGCCTGCTCCTTCAGTCTGGTGACCTTCTTGGGGTTCTCGTTGTTCTGGATGGTGGCAGCCTTATCCAGGAGAGCAACacattctttctgctccctgcTGGCTGCAGCATCCAGAGGAGACTTCAAGTCATTATCCAGAGCAAAGATGTTGGCACCAAAGTTGACTAGGAACGTGATGCAGTGGGTGTGGCCATTGGAGGCTGCATAATGCAGAGGGGTGTTTCCCCAGATGTCACACTTATCAGGGTCCccactagaaaagaaaatatgagagaTGCatgttaaattatatttttcactGAACATGAGgtctataaagaaaaacaaaaacaaccaacaaaatgCATGTTTATCCTGCCTTGACGTTGACATATgatggctgctgagtttagctgtGTCACAGCCAGATCTACCAGATGGCCAGAAACAGGAAAAGCCATCCCTATCCCATGCCTCCCTTTTAGAAGCAGAAATAAAGcttcccaaaaaaaaaatctttcttgcAGAGTCACTTTCATATTACATTAAGCCAGAACTGGGTCACATGACCAAGAAGAAGGAAATACAGGACCATGGCTAATTCTAATTGAACTCAATTATAAGTTTCCCTGAAGCCAAGAACAATATCATCCAATGGCATACTTGTAAGTGTTTAACAATTGGCTtgttcatggaaaaaaaaaatcaaagccctAATTTATAATATTGCAATGATATAAATCTACCCATCTTGAAAATTTTCATGTTACTGTATCACCTCACTGGATGCAAAGATTAAAATACACATGCAATACTATGTTATTTTACTTCCACCAGAACAATATTGTGGACACGCGTAACTTCAGAGCGCGCacgcgtgcatacacacacacacacacaaaacagtgaCCTATGAAATGGTGAATTGCAAGCACTATATTTTAATAAGCTTTGCTCAATTACACGTTTATAGAATTTTgatattttctgtgtttaattgACTTTCATTTGTCCTGACAATTTAGCTTATTATCTGAGGATTTAGAGAGAACTGATTCTTGCCAATGCTTCAGCCCTCCCGTGagtggaaaacaaagcaaaacaaaaatcaaccagaAAACAAGAGTTTCTTGAGATACAAGGCCTCGAGATGCAAGTACAGATCTTACTGAAGGACA is a genomic window containing:
- the Anks4b gene encoding ankyrin repeat and SAM domain-containing protein 4B, which encodes MSTRYHQAASDSYLELLKEATKRDLNLSDEDGMTPTLLAAYHGNLEALEIICSRGGDPDKCDIWGNTPLHYAASNGHTHCITFLVNFGANIFALDNDLKSPLDAAASREQKECVALLDKAATIQNNENPKKVTRLKEQALKNARRQMKECERLQEKHQNKMARTYSKEDSGTLSSSHGTFSRSSLSNASAGGFGSLSKGIKDTFKIKFKKNKDTAEQVGKDSRNGQRPVMEVFREEEEEEDTFPEDFKEKLHFSGDKAILNRPGLGSIVFRRNRVLGLEDISESKRELEFKMPSELFQRQGAAGADEEEEEKEEEEGVANSTAGDLPWDEEEVEWEEDAVDATPLEVFLQSQHLEEFLPIFMREQIDLEALMLCSDEDLQNIHMQLGPRKKVLNAIDKRKQVLRQPGQLVDTSL